A part of Myxococcales bacterium genomic DNA contains:
- the nuoK gene encoding NADH-quinone oxidoreductase subunit NuoK, whose amino-acid sequence MIPIEHILIISGALFGLGLMGLTLQRSILRLLLAIEAMFNGAAFGFIGVAIHNANVEGHIMFLLILSVAAAEVCIALALVLNYDRIFKTLDISISNEDKA is encoded by the coding sequence ATGATTCCTATCGAACATATTTTGATTATATCTGGTGCACTCTTTGGCCTAGGACTTATGGGGCTTACACTTCAAAGAAGCATTTTACGTTTACTCTTAGCCATTGAAGCCATGTTTAATGGAGCAGCTTTTGGCTTTATTGGAGTTGCGATTCACAATGCTAATGTCGAGGGACATATCATGTTCTTGTTGATTCTTTCTGTGGCTGCTGCTGAAGTTTGCATAGCGCTTGCACTGGTGCTTAACTACGATCGTATTTTTAAAACTTTAGATATTAGCATTTCGAATGAGGATAAGGCATGA
- the nuoH gene encoding NADH-quinone oxidoreductase subunit NuoH, translated as MIDFNFWWAIASPIIALLIPLTMGALLIWAERRLLAIWQDRLGPNRVGPLGLLQVVADAIKMFFKEDWIPPFADKKVFILAPAIIIGSILASFSLIPWTRDLVVFDSEVGILVFLALSSLGTYSIALAGWASNNKYALLGSIRSIGQMIAYEVFMGISLMGVVIKTGSFRFIDIIEAQSTGWNILGQFIGFIVFYIAALAETHRLPFDLPEAESELIAGFHSEYSGLKFGMFFVGEYMGITLMSAMMTILFFGGWQGPILPPFIWFMLKTCALIASFILLRAALPRPRIDQLISFGWKFLLPLSLVNLLFTALVALM; from the coding sequence ATGATAGATTTCAATTTTTGGTGGGCTATAGCTTCGCCTATCATTGCCCTTCTTATTCCACTTACGATGGGGGCCCTTCTTATCTGGGCTGAGCGACGCCTGCTTGCAATTTGGCAAGATCGCCTTGGTCCCAATAGAGTTGGGCCACTAGGACTTCTACAGGTTGTTGCTGATGCTATCAAAATGTTTTTCAAAGAGGATTGGATTCCTCCATTTGCCGATAAAAAGGTTTTTATTCTTGCTCCTGCGATTATTATTGGCTCGATATTGGCAAGCTTCTCACTTATCCCCTGGACGAGAGACTTAGTAGTTTTTGACTCAGAAGTGGGGATTTTAGTTTTTCTGGCTCTTTCTTCTTTGGGAACCTACAGCATCGCTCTTGCTGGTTGGGCATCAAATAACAAATATGCTTTGTTGGGATCAATCAGAAGCATTGGTCAAATGATAGCCTACGAGGTTTTTATGGGAATCTCTTTAATGGGAGTTGTCATTAAAACAGGATCTTTCAGATTTATCGATATTATCGAAGCTCAGAGCACTGGCTGGAATATCTTAGGGCAGTTCATAGGTTTTATTGTTTTTTATATTGCTGCGTTAGCAGAAACTCATCGTTTGCCTTTTGATCTACCAGAAGCAGAAAGCGAATTGATAGCTGGATTTCACTCAGAATATAGCGGTCTAAAATTTGGTATGTTTTTCGTGGGTGAATATATGGGTATAACTTTAATGTCAGCCATGATGACCATACTTTTTTTTGGAGGTTGGCAGGGTCCGATTCTCCCTCCCTTCATTTGGTTCATGCTTAAAACCTGTGCGCTGATAGCAAGCTTTATTTTGCTTCGAGCAGCATTGCCAAGGCCTCGAATCGATCAACTCATAAGTTTTGGCTGGAAATTTTTATTACCCCTAAGCCTGGTAAATCTATTATTTACGGCATTAGTAGCATTGATGTAG
- a CDS encoding helix-turn-helix domain-containing protein: MKDLEKQIDSKQNLVVSSRKNYRAGRIIIDEHAHKKHQIIIPRSGSIQVIASDHGTYMATSGQGFFIKAHQNHHAIYSGVISVDNLYLSPQVCDLLPDTFVFEITSLLSALAERLCKKLHWDKLTKELSSLCYLLCEEIKNHHQPASFLPRPNNTQLLAITTSIENNVQYMSSIKDIAKKLNMSERHFRRFFQAECKMSFSAWLTRLKIMLAKEMLAGTLPISEIALELGFEEFGSFSRFFKKNIGVTPAQWRNNYLREV, from the coding sequence ATGAAAGATCTTGAAAAACAAATAGATAGCAAGCAGAACCTTGTGGTGAGCTCACGGAAAAATTATCGTGCTGGGCGAATAATAATCGACGAACATGCTCATAAGAAGCATCAAATTATTATTCCTCGCTCAGGAAGCATTCAAGTAATCGCATCGGATCATGGCACGTACATGGCAACTTCTGGACAAGGTTTTTTTATTAAGGCTCATCAAAATCATCATGCCATTTATAGCGGAGTAATTTCTGTAGATAATTTATACTTGTCTCCTCAGGTGTGCGATTTATTGCCTGATACTTTTGTATTTGAAATAACCAGTCTTTTATCTGCTCTCGCTGAAAGGCTTTGCAAAAAATTGCACTGGGACAAATTGACCAAAGAACTGAGTTCTCTATGTTATCTATTGTGCGAAGAAATCAAAAACCATCATCAACCAGCCTCTTTTTTGCCTCGTCCCAACAATACCCAATTATTAGCAATAACGACCTCTATTGAAAACAATGTGCAATATATGAGCTCGATCAAGGATATTGCCAAAAAACTCAATATGAGTGAGCGACATTTTCGCAGATTTTTTCAAGCCGAATGCAAAATGAGTTTTTCTGCATGGCTTACTCGCCTAAAGATCATGCTGGCTAAAGAGATGCTTGCCGGAACACTACCAATATCAGAAATTGCTTTGGAATTAGGTTTTGAAGAATTTGGTTCGTTCAGTCGTTTTTTTAAAAAAAATATAGGTGTTACTCCAGCTCAATGGAGAAACAATTACTTGAGAGAAGTATGA
- a CDS encoding protein serine/threonine phosphatase 2C family protein has translation MAQQKFFLNFFRLIFFFNIIFSSLLLASNLMPEEDNCKKIFEKYSLDFATVTQQTNRKSGPNEDRFINVNKASFAFFGVFDGHRGYGMSQYAKDVIYPSLNTALQPDFKLQEQSIVTSFEYANNGYRAQRTSKPSGSTAAVLIIARNERNEEGYFLAHTGDSRILVGELGDENIFFATADHNWECESEQERIKKFSCQPKKELDSILEPPEKYRKAPQVVQKKRDSLGNKSVRRKLFLCENENPDRSESIPISTNPHQDLLSDQKIITKVDWEEESPLSEMTRALGYGKHKCGLTYEPEIKFVPLVRGQNKFFIIASDGFWDNISNDDAYTQTKKLLDEREDAESIVHQLMIASAKKDESNPYREDQEKENLLSGIRDDITISVVILTALPCHPSAGGDDT, from the coding sequence ATGGCACAGCAAAAATTTTTTTTAAATTTTTTTCGATTGATATTTTTTTTTAATATTATCTTTAGTTCTTTGCTGCTGGCTAGCAATCTGATGCCAGAAGAAGACAACTGCAAAAAAATTTTTGAAAAATATTCTCTAGACTTTGCAACAGTTACACAACAAACCAATCGAAAAAGCGGTCCTAATGAAGATCGTTTTATAAATGTTAATAAAGCGTCCTTTGCTTTTTTCGGAGTGTTTGATGGACACAGAGGCTACGGAATGTCGCAATATGCCAAGGATGTAATCTATCCCAGCCTAAATACAGCGTTGCAACCCGATTTTAAACTTCAAGAGCAAAGCATTGTCACAAGTTTCGAATACGCCAATAATGGCTACAGAGCACAGAGAACAAGTAAACCTTCTGGCTCTACTGCTGCAGTTTTAATTATTGCTCGCAATGAAAGGAATGAAGAAGGCTATTTTTTAGCTCACACGGGCGACTCTCGTATTTTGGTGGGGGAACTTGGCGATGAAAATATTTTTTTTGCAACGGCCGACCATAATTGGGAATGTGAAAGTGAGCAAGAGCGAATTAAAAAATTTTCGTGCCAACCAAAAAAGGAGCTAGATTCAATTTTAGAACCACCTGAAAAATATAGAAAAGCGCCACAAGTTGTACAAAAAAAGCGCGACTCTCTAGGTAATAAATCAGTTCGTAGAAAATTATTTTTATGTGAAAATGAAAATCCTGATCGTTCTGAATCTATTCCTATTTCGACCAACCCTCACCAAGATCTACTCAGCGATCAGAAAATAATTACTAAGGTTGACTGGGAAGAAGAGAGTCCCCTGTCAGAGATGACGCGTGCGTTGGGATATGGCAAACATAAATGTGGACTGACCTATGAACCAGAGATTAAATTTGTGCCGCTTGTTAGAGGTCAAAATAAATTTTTTATTATTGCTTCTGATGGATTTTGGGACAATATCTCTAATGACGATGCTTATACCCAAACAAAGAAGCTTTTAGATGAAAGAGAAGATGCTGAGAGCATTGTTCATCAATTGATGATTGCATCAGCAAAGAAAGATGAAAGTAATCCTTATCGCGAAGATCAAGAAAAAGAAAACCTTCTCTCGGGAATCCGTGATGATATCACCATTAGCGTTGTGATTTTGACCGCTCTCCCTTGTCATCCCAGCGCAGGCGGTGATGACACGTGA
- a CDS encoding C40 family peptidase — translation MGTVIKVQDTPTLNSTLLPNQCEVSLTSDFSQRDQLPQTDKPKSSWPKYDITTSGGWEWGPLWKQFPKVSAPAGCDSIRWKRERILAVAKKYVGIKYRHHHILAWSPEATPGKALTGGVGLDCSNFTTWVYNYGLGILFTSDVAQQSVSLKAGRKLRSGENFEPGDLLYIGDSNKSRVVHVVIYVDPDHIIDSTSSSTNSGVQVRKFDGWYKSRFMHARRVIE, via the coding sequence TTGGGTACCGTAATTAAAGTCCAAGACACACCAACACTAAATAGCACGCTTCTGCCTAACCAATGTGAAGTTAGTCTTACATCTGATTTTTCCCAAAGAGACCAGCTGCCCCAAACTGATAAGCCAAAATCTAGTTGGCCGAAATACGACATTACGACAAGTGGAGGATGGGAATGGGGTCCCCTTTGGAAACAATTTCCTAAAGTAAGCGCACCTGCGGGATGTGACTCCATCAGATGGAAAAGGGAGCGCATACTTGCAGTCGCTAAAAAATATGTTGGAATCAAGTACAGGCATCATCATATTCTGGCCTGGTCTCCTGAAGCGACACCGGGAAAAGCTCTTACCGGTGGAGTCGGCTTAGATTGCTCTAATTTTACGACTTGGGTTTATAACTACGGCCTTGGTATTTTGTTTACAAGCGATGTTGCACAACAAAGCGTGTCATTAAAAGCTGGCCGGAAGCTTCGTTCTGGTGAAAACTTTGAACCAGGTGATTTGCTCTACATTGGAGATAGCAATAAAAGTCGCGTAGTCCATGTTGTCATCTATGTCGATCCAGACCATATTATTGATTCGACAAGCTCGTCCACTAATTCTGGAGTTCAAGTTCGCAAATTCGACGGATGGTATAAATCACGTTTTATGCATGCCCGACGAGTCATAGAATAA
- the nuoL gene encoding NADH-quinone oxidoreductase subunit L yields MITPLLLFALPFVAALLILFFGAKIGRVALKFFSAVGIFSSATAALYLLAKAHAEINISQKITTWIPAVGNFQAIDFLLRLDSLSLSMCVVVSFVSFFIVLYAIRYMEEDPGVQRFFVCVNMFVAFMLLLVLADNLLLLFLGWEGVGVCSYMLIGFYFREPDAQKAAIKAFLVTRMGDVFLLFAIIICYGLFGTLTISSITEQAFILYPNGSILLTIAALCFLGGAVGKSAQLPLQTWLADAMWGPTPVSALIHAATMVTAGIYLIARLSKLFELSPLALSVVLFVGAATLIFAGIIASIQSDMKKTLAYSTMSQLGYMFLALGMGAYQAAVFHLGTHAFFKALLFLSAGVIGHTLHTYDLRKMGGLRKNHPPLFWFFMIGSLNLMGMPLITAGFFSKEWILSLVSQNTFAWGAGVFGVFLTGFYTCRMLVLAFYGQSKTQNKIHLDWMMAVPLGVLAVFSVSIGWLETPHIFGNFKLMSHWLSPSIANSVAHVDENILMFFVPTLIAAFGALLAIVIYGIRKTNLSKNLLITRLKNGGGFEELYSIIFILPYRWLAKNLACDLFFKIEAAFLLAFKGSFALICKLHSEKLSSYISFLILAALVMAGSMVVL; encoded by the coding sequence ATGATAACCCCTCTCCTTTTATTTGCCCTACCTTTTGTGGCAGCGCTCTTAATTTTATTTTTTGGCGCAAAAATTGGCCGTGTTGCGTTGAAATTTTTCAGTGCCGTTGGAATTTTTTCTTCGGCCACGGCTGCGTTGTATCTTTTAGCCAAGGCTCATGCTGAGATAAATATTTCTCAAAAAATCACTACGTGGATTCCCGCTGTTGGCAATTTTCAAGCGATAGACTTTTTGCTTCGTCTCGATAGTTTATCTCTTAGCATGTGCGTGGTGGTTAGCTTTGTTTCATTTTTTATCGTTCTCTATGCTATTCGATACATGGAAGAGGATCCTGGGGTCCAACGCTTCTTTGTATGTGTAAACATGTTCGTTGCATTTATGCTTCTTCTTGTTTTGGCTGATAATTTATTGCTCTTATTTTTGGGTTGGGAAGGCGTTGGAGTTTGCAGCTATATGCTGATTGGTTTTTATTTTCGTGAACCCGATGCCCAAAAAGCCGCAATAAAAGCTTTTTTGGTCACACGGATGGGAGATGTTTTTTTGCTTTTTGCAATCATCATCTGCTACGGGCTTTTTGGTACCCTCACTATCTCTAGCATAACTGAACAAGCTTTTATTCTTTATCCGAATGGAAGCATTCTTTTAACGATTGCTGCTTTATGTTTCTTAGGAGGAGCAGTTGGTAAATCTGCTCAGCTTCCTTTGCAAACCTGGTTGGCTGATGCAATGTGGGGCCCTACTCCGGTAAGCGCGCTTATCCATGCTGCAACCATGGTAACGGCTGGAATTTATTTGATCGCGCGCCTTTCCAAACTGTTTGAGCTTTCACCACTGGCTCTAAGCGTGGTTCTTTTTGTGGGCGCTGCCACACTCATATTTGCTGGAATCATCGCTTCAATACAGAGTGATATGAAAAAAACTCTTGCCTATTCTACCATGAGCCAGCTGGGCTACATGTTTCTTGCTCTTGGTATGGGCGCATATCAAGCTGCTGTTTTTCATTTAGGAACGCATGCATTTTTTAAAGCACTGCTCTTTTTGTCTGCAGGTGTCATTGGCCATACGCTTCACACGTATGATCTAAGAAAAATGGGCGGACTTAGAAAAAATCATCCTCCTTTATTTTGGTTTTTTATGATCGGCTCGCTCAACCTCATGGGTATGCCTCTCATAACAGCTGGCTTTTTTAGCAAGGAATGGATCCTAAGTCTGGTATCCCAAAATACCTTTGCTTGGGGTGCTGGAGTTTTTGGAGTTTTTCTTACCGGTTTTTATACCTGTCGTATGCTTGTGTTGGCTTTCTATGGTCAAAGCAAAACTCAAAATAAAATTCATCTTGATTGGATGATGGCTGTACCTCTTGGTGTATTAGCGGTTTTTTCCGTCTCAATAGGTTGGCTTGAAACGCCTCATATATTCGGTAACTTTAAGCTCATGTCTCATTGGCTATCCCCAAGCATTGCTAATTCTGTCGCTCACGTTGATGAAAATATTTTGATGTTCTTTGTTCCAACACTTATTGCTGCCTTTGGAGCTTTGCTCGCCATTGTGATTTATGGAATCAGAAAAACCAATCTCAGCAAAAATCTCTTGATAACTCGCCTAAAAAATGGCGGTGGGTTCGAAGAACTTTACTCCATAATTTTCATTCTCCCCTATCGTTGGCTTGCTAAAAACTTGGCCTGCGATCTCTTCTTTAAAATCGAAGCTGCTTTTTTATTAGCTTTTAAAGGAAGTTTTGCGCTCATTTGTAAATTGCACTCGGAAAAACTTAGTTCTTACATTTCATTTTTAATTTTGGCAGCTCTTGTCATGGCTGGCTCCATGGTGGTTTTATAA
- a CDS encoding TlpA family protein disulfide reductase, translating into MKLIISTLFLVTIFPLSSFCETATDAQLLCPTLEHISGESKNICDTSGNSFIVLEFFSASCPHCKRNVEPFKKLEEKVKGLAYSRLISINNLVAAKNFAQQQNISTDMAIDPSGIAQRAYRITKVPSIFVLNQNQNIIYRHYGVLNENDIEAIYNLVKRTK; encoded by the coding sequence ATGAAGCTAATTATCTCTACCCTTTTCTTAGTTACAATATTTCCATTATCTTCTTTTTGTGAAACGGCCACGGATGCACAGCTCCTTTGCCCTACTTTAGAACACATCTCAGGAGAGTCAAAAAATATCTGCGATACAAGCGGCAATTCATTTATTGTGTTGGAATTTTTTTCCGCTTCATGCCCGCATTGCAAAAGAAATGTCGAGCCGTTTAAAAAGCTAGAAGAGAAAGTTAAAGGCCTCGCTTATAGCCGCCTAATCTCAATAAATAATTTAGTGGCCGCCAAAAATTTTGCTCAACAACAAAACATTTCCACTGACATGGCAATTGACCCAAGTGGTATTGCACAACGAGCCTATCGCATAACAAAAGTTCCCTCTATTTTTGTCTTAAACCAAAATCAAAACATCATCTATCGGCACTACGGTGTGCTGAATGAAAATGACATTGAAGCTATCTATAATTTGGTCAAAAGGACCAAATAA
- a CDS encoding NADH-quinone oxidoreductase subunit J encodes METGFYIHASMAIVAMAFAMTLKHTVHALIAMVSSLLFLAVALYFLSAPLAAGLLVIVYAGAIMVLFAFAVMLLQLPISNGQETSHPKNTTLLSLLIFGLFWGELSLVLDSHLSLPSAGTQEITDIARALFIKYGFLVELTSMLLLAGLLSAIYVALHLMARTNSLEPKKS; translated from the coding sequence ATGGAGACAGGGTTTTACATACACGCATCCATGGCGATAGTTGCCATGGCTTTCGCGATGACGCTTAAACATACGGTCCACGCATTGATCGCTATGGTTTCCTCTTTGCTGTTTTTGGCCGTAGCATTGTATTTTCTTTCGGCTCCCTTGGCTGCTGGCTTACTGGTTATTGTCTATGCTGGTGCCATCATGGTGCTTTTTGCTTTTGCGGTCATGTTGCTGCAACTACCCATAAGCAATGGCCAAGAGACTTCCCACCCAAAAAATACTACCCTACTTTCCCTGCTGATCTTTGGACTATTTTGGGGCGAACTTTCTTTAGTATTAGATTCTCATTTATCGCTTCCTTCTGCTGGAACCCAAGAAATAACAGACATCGCTCGTGCCTTGTTTATAAAGTACGGATTTTTAGTTGAGCTCACCTCTATGTTGTTACTCGCCGGTTTGTTATCTGCCATTTATGTCGCTTTACATCTTATGGCTCGAACTAATAGCTTGGAGCCTAAAAAATCATGA
- the nuoI gene encoding NADH-quinone oxidoreductase subunit NuoI — protein sequence MLSILKSIWVVLTHTFTKPTTRLYPEEKPKLSPRYRGRIVLTRDPDGEERCVACYLCSSVCPVDCIAIEAAEDDRKRRFPKSFRINFSRCIYCGMCEEACPTLAIQLTPDYEMAEFQRNNMVYEKEDLLISGPGKAPEYNYYRVAGLAILGKEKGEAMGEKKPVDVHSLLP from the coding sequence ATGCTGAGCATATTAAAAAGCATTTGGGTGGTATTGACTCACACTTTCACAAAACCCACCACTCGACTATATCCGGAAGAAAAACCTAAGCTTTCTCCTCGTTATCGTGGTCGAATTGTACTAACGCGCGATCCTGATGGAGAAGAACGCTGCGTTGCATGCTATCTATGTTCGAGTGTTTGTCCTGTGGATTGCATTGCTATTGAAGCAGCTGAAGATGATCGCAAAAGACGCTTTCCTAAATCTTTTCGCATAAATTTTTCGCGCTGCATTTATTGTGGAATGTGTGAGGAAGCATGCCCTACGCTCGCTATACAATTAACACCTGATTATGAAATGGCCGAATTTCAAAGAAACAATATGGTTTATGAAAAAGAAGACCTGCTTATTTCTGGCCCTGGCAAAGCTCCTGAGTACAACTATTATCGCGTCGCAGGTCTGGCTATTTTAGGTAAAGAAAAAGGCGAAGCCATGGGAGAAAAAAAGCCTGTGGATGTACACAGCTTACTTCCCTAG
- a CDS encoding NADH-quinone oxidoreductase subunit M codes for MLPLLLIILLSSGFFSLYGPNSLFFQKTIALVGIAIALVICVTIGVEFLSSSTQAAPWLYEWQMPWISTWDINVHFGLDVIAWWLIALTIVMGIIACFFAHPDKNLKSYFASISWAVFAVVGLLASVDIFLFFIFWELSLLPVYWMMLFHGKEESRSSSMRYIFYTQLSGFILLLSVIGLAYYNFQSTNIFTFSYAKILSVPIDTAVQPYLFLGFLLAFLIKLPSVPFHGWIAGVFNNAPAPIILVGLLIKTAIFGLMRFSWPLFPDACTLFAQPIMYVGVISIFYGAIVAFGQRNPTSLLAYGTLSHAGMLLVGLFSSNQASFLGVMFLLICQTFSTASLLLIVRQLSPVDLRQNYGLWEKNPILAVIILFFSLASLGFPVFGNFIGEWMVVWGTFSAAPVISILVALGMVLGAIYSLWLFQRLCWGSASDIKISAYTSLDNMMYGLIVVALLVAGFFPNLILNSFDIASSLNIETQASSSLKILHDKQVALP; via the coding sequence ATGCTTCCCTTACTGTTAATCATACTTTTGAGCAGCGGTTTTTTTTCTCTTTATGGTCCGAATAGTCTCTTTTTCCAAAAGACTATTGCCCTAGTAGGAATAGCTATAGCTCTCGTTATATGCGTGACTATAGGTGTCGAATTTTTATCCTCCTCGACTCAAGCTGCGCCCTGGTTATATGAGTGGCAAATGCCCTGGATTAGCACATGGGATATCAATGTGCACTTTGGCCTTGATGTCATCGCCTGGTGGCTCATCGCTTTAACGATTGTCATGGGTATTATCGCATGTTTTTTTGCTCATCCCGATAAAAATTTAAAGTCTTACTTTGCTTCCATCAGCTGGGCTGTATTTGCTGTAGTAGGCTTGCTTGCTTCGGTTGACATATTTTTGTTTTTTATTTTTTGGGAACTATCCTTGTTACCCGTGTATTGGATGATGCTCTTCCATGGAAAGGAAGAAAGCCGTTCTTCAAGCATGCGCTATATTTTTTACACTCAGCTTAGTGGCTTTATTTTATTGCTTTCGGTTATTGGGCTGGCTTATTACAATTTCCAGTCGACCAATATTTTTACATTTAGCTATGCAAAAATATTATCAGTGCCCATTGATACCGCTGTTCAACCATATTTATTTTTGGGTTTTCTACTAGCATTTTTAATCAAGCTTCCCAGCGTACCATTTCACGGATGGATTGCTGGTGTGTTTAATAATGCACCTGCTCCTATCATTTTGGTGGGACTGCTCATTAAAACGGCTATTTTTGGTCTTATGCGCTTTAGTTGGCCACTGTTTCCTGATGCATGCACATTGTTTGCACAACCCATTATGTATGTGGGAGTGATTTCAATTTTTTATGGTGCAATCGTAGCCTTTGGCCAAAGAAATCCTACTTCATTGCTTGCTTATGGAACTTTAAGTCATGCAGGCATGTTGCTGGTGGGCCTGTTTTCCAGTAATCAAGCCTCTTTTTTAGGGGTCATGTTTTTATTGATCTGCCAAACCTTTAGTACTGCGTCTTTGCTTCTCATAGTGCGTCAACTTTCTCCTGTTGATTTGCGTCAAAACTATGGGCTATGGGAAAAAAATCCTATTCTTGCAGTGATCATTTTATTTTTTTCTCTAGCAAGCCTTGGTTTTCCAGTGTTTGGAAATTTTATCGGTGAGTGGATGGTGGTGTGGGGAACTTTTAGCGCAGCACCTGTGATTTCGATTTTGGTAGCTCTTGGAATGGTACTGGGGGCAATTTATTCTCTTTGGTTATTTCAGAGACTTTGTTGGGGTAGTGCTTCAGATATAAAAATTTCTGCATATACCTCATTAGACAACATGATGTACGGCCTTATCGTCGTGGCTTTACTTGTCGCCGGATTTTTTCCCAATTTAATTTTGAATTCCTTCGACATCGCTTCTTCGCTAAATATAGAGACTCAGGCCTCCAGTTCACTAAAAATACTTCATGATAAACAGGTAGCATTGCCATGA